GCGTGGGCCACACGAAGCCGGTGAGGAACTCCTCGCGCAGGTCCTCGATGAAGCACTCCTTCGCCCCGGACGCGATCGCCTTGGCGTGCACCCCTTCCAGCTCGTCCCCCTGCCCCACGTCGCCCGCCACGCAGATGACTTCGGCGTCGTAGTTCTCGCGCAGCCAGGGCACGATGATGGAGGTGTCGAGTCCGCCGGAGTAGGCGAGGACGATGGTTTGCTTGGGCATTGGGGCGGTCTCCTGTATGGGTAAGCGCGGATGGTTCCGGCTCGTTCGTCGGAAAGTGCTAAGTCCTAAGTGCTAAGTCCTGAACCGCTGTTACTCAGCACTTAGGACTTAGCACTCAGCACTCGATCTCCTTCACCACCGCGATCTCATCGCACTTCTCCAGCTTCGCGCAGCCACGGCAGTCCGCCCAGACCTTGAGGGGGAACATCTCCTTAGGGACCGTGCGGTAGCCCTGCTTGTGGAAGAAGACGTCCTGCAGCGTCAGGGCGAAGACGGTGCCGATGCCGTGGCGCGCGGCCTCTTCCTCGACGGCGGCGACGAGCTTGCGGCCGACGCCCATGCCGTGCGCGGACTCGTCGACGGCCAGCGAGGCCAGCTCGGCGAGCTGCGGCGTGTAGACGCGGAGCGCGGCGCAGCCCAGCAGCTTGCCGGAGCCGTCCAGCGCAACCACGAACTCGCGAAAGGTGCGGGCGAGCTGCACGGTCGTCTTGTGCAGCATCAGCTGCTTGTCGGCAAAGCCGTTGATCAGCGTCTCGATCTGCGCCACGTCCGGAAGGAGCGCTGGACGCACGACGACCTGGGTGTCGATGGGCACCGCGGCCGGGCCGTAGCCACTGGGCACCAGGCACTCGGCACTGCGCACTGCGTTGTTCATCACAGCACCTCGTCCAGGATGTCGATCCCGCGCCGCAGCTCGTCGTCCGAGGCCACCAGCGGCGGGAGGATGCGCACCACGTTCGTGCCCGCGGTGCAGAGCAGCAGACCGGCCTCCAGGGCGCGCGCCACCACGTCGGCGGCACTGCCCTCCACTTCCACGCCCCACACCATCCCCGCGCCGCGAACGTCGCGGACCTTGCGGTTGCTCAGTGCCAGCGCGCCCAGCCCGTTCGCCAGCTCGTGCGACTTGCGCCGCACCTCGGCCATGAACTCCGCGCCGCCGAGCTTGCGGCAGGCGGCCAGGGCGGCGCTCGCCACCAGCGGTCCGCCGCCAAAGGTGGTGCCGTGGTCCCCCGGCTGAAGCGCGGCCGCCACGCGCTCGGTCAGCAGCACCGCGCCCATCGGCAGCCCGCCCGCCAGCGGCTTCGCCAGCGTCATCAGGTCGGGGGTGACGCCGGCCTGCTCGTGCGCCCAGAGCGTCCCCGTGCGGCCCAGCCCCACCTGCACCTCGTCGAAGATCAGCAGCGCGCCGGCCTCGTAGCACATCGTGCGCAGCGCCTGGAGGAAGGCGGGCGGCACCGGGAGGACGCCACCCTCCACCTGCACCGGCTCGATGATGACGGCGGTCACCGTCCCGCCGGCCAGCAGCGCCCGCACGCCGTCCACGTCGCCCACCGAGGCGAAGTGCACCCCCGGCATCAGCGGGAGGAAGGGCGCCTGGTACGCGGGGCGGTCGGTCGCGGCGAGCGCGCCCATGGTCCGCCCGTGAAAG
This genomic stretch from Longimicrobium sp. harbors:
- a CDS encoding N-acetyltransferase, which gives rise to MNNAVRSAECLVPSGYGPAAVPIDTQVVVRPALLPDVAQIETLINGFADKQLMLHKTTVQLARTFREFVVALDGSGKLLGCAALRVYTPQLAELASLAVDESAHGMGVGRKLVAAVEEEAARHGIGTVFALTLQDVFFHKQGYRTVPKEMFPLKVWADCRGCAKLEKCDEIAVVKEIEC
- a CDS encoding acetylornithine transaminase, with protein sequence MTTAAMSTGSSALLGVYRPAGPVFVSGDGCWLVSEEGDRFLDFTSGIAVNALGYGDPTVADAIRAALDAGVIHTSNLFRTRPAGELAEWLVEHSFADRAFFCNSGAEANEGALKFARRWARAEGHEDRTDVIAFRGSFHGRTMGALAATDRPAYQAPFLPLMPGVHFASVGDVDGVRALLAGGTVTAVIIEPVQVEGGVLPVPPAFLQALRTMCYEAGALLIFDEVQVGLGRTGTLWAHEQAGVTPDLMTLAKPLAGGLPMGAVLLTERVAAALQPGDHGTTFGGGPLVASAALAACRKLGGAEFMAEVRRKSHELANGLGALALSNRKVRDVRGAGMVWGVEVEGSAADVVARALEAGLLLCTAGTNVVRILPPLVASDDELRRGIDILDEVL